Proteins encoded within one genomic window of Brachybacterium sp. P6-10-X1:
- a CDS encoding YdeI family protein has translation MVSAPGSPSGTNERPALFFQDAGEFRAWLERHHDTEAELWMELRLAHVADRGLSWADAVLEALCFGWIDSVSQRIDDDSRRQRWSPRAPRSTWSNVNIEHVERLMSEGRMHPSGIAAFERRSVDRSGTYSHENPEVDLTPELQAIVDASPGSVAFLAAASAGYRKVVRHWIMSAKQPATRERRARRLVACCEAGELIPPQRPGRSPAWLVRAAAAATRV, from the coding sequence ATGGTCTCCGCCCCCGGATCTCCCAGCGGCACGAACGAGCGCCCGGCGCTCTTCTTCCAAGATGCCGGAGAGTTCCGCGCGTGGCTCGAGCGCCACCACGACACCGAAGCCGAACTGTGGATGGAGCTGAGGCTGGCTCATGTCGCAGATCGGGGGCTCAGCTGGGCCGATGCTGTGCTCGAGGCGCTGTGCTTCGGATGGATCGACTCGGTGTCGCAGAGGATCGACGACGATTCACGCCGCCAGCGCTGGTCACCGCGCGCACCACGGAGCACGTGGTCGAACGTGAACATCGAGCACGTCGAGCGACTCATGTCGGAGGGCCGCATGCACCCCTCCGGCATCGCGGCGTTCGAACGCCGCTCCGTCGACCGATCGGGCACCTACTCGCATGAGAATCCCGAGGTGGACCTCACGCCGGAGCTGCAGGCGATAGTGGACGCATCACCCGGGTCGGTCGCGTTCCTCGCCGCAGCGAGCGCCGGCTACCGCAAGGTCGTGCGTCACTGGATCATGTCGGCGAAGCAACCCGCCACGCGGGAACGCCGCGCGCGGCGACTCGTCGCCTGCTGTGAGGCGGGCGAGCTCATCCCGCCCCAGCGCCCAGGGCGCT
- a CDS encoding Chromate resistance protein ChrB, with translation MDDPWLLVSVSTAGAPDSLRVHAWRKLRSLGALYLQQGACLLPAQQSVARETRRLADRVHRDGGAIRVLRMEFVDNAEERSVIEEFNAARDAEYAEVLERIPGLHEELATERDRGNITYAEVEESEADLERFRSWLGKIDARDHFDAPLGRETREAVDKAAADLEAFEESALRADASAGADAAQSLRSLSGRREAAES, from the coding sequence ATGGATGATCCATGGCTGCTGGTGAGCGTGTCCACTGCCGGCGCGCCGGACTCGCTGCGCGTGCACGCGTGGCGCAAGCTGCGATCGCTGGGCGCGCTCTACCTCCAGCAGGGCGCATGCCTGCTCCCTGCGCAGCAATCGGTCGCGCGCGAGACGCGGCGGCTGGCCGATCGGGTGCACCGGGACGGCGGCGCGATACGCGTGCTGCGGATGGAGTTCGTCGACAACGCGGAGGAGCGGTCGGTGATCGAGGAGTTCAACGCTGCTCGAGACGCGGAATATGCGGAAGTGCTCGAAAGGATCCCCGGTCTTCACGAGGAGCTCGCCACCGAGAGGGACCGGGGCAATATCACCTACGCCGAGGTCGAGGAATCGGAGGCGGATCTGGAACGATTCCGCTCCTGGCTCGGCAAGATCGACGCGCGCGACCACTTCGACGCACCGCTGGGCAGGGAGACGCGCGAAGCCGTCGACAAGGCGGCTGCTGATCTCGAGGCGTTCGAGGAGTCCGCGCTGCGCGCCGACGCATCGGCCGGCGCAGACGCAGCGCAGAGCCTCCGCAGCCTGTCAGGCCGTCGAGAGGCGGCCGAATCGTGA
- a CDS encoding cation transporter, whose amino-acid sequence MTAPDEGKKAADPAITFDARRVRRAVLTVAALNFGYFFVEFFVALGAGSVSLLADSVDFLEDTSINLLIFVALGWALATRAVMGKVMALVILAPAAFAAWEAVQRFAAPEAPAVLPIVLASLGAIVVNGTSAVMIARVRKHGGSLGRAAFLSARNDVLVNIAIIVMALITAWTASGWPDLILGCVIILLALHAVHEVWEVSEEERLAAKALAGEAMD is encoded by the coding sequence GTGACCGCACCCGACGAGGGCAAGAAGGCCGCGGACCCGGCCATCACCTTCGACGCGCGCCGGGTGCGCCGAGCGGTGCTCACGGTCGCTGCGCTGAACTTCGGCTACTTCTTCGTCGAGTTCTTCGTCGCCCTCGGGGCAGGCTCCGTGTCGCTGCTGGCCGACAGCGTCGATTTCCTCGAGGACACCTCGATCAACCTCTTGATCTTCGTCGCCCTCGGCTGGGCGCTGGCGACGCGGGCCGTCATGGGCAAAGTCATGGCCCTGGTGATCCTCGCCCCCGCCGCATTCGCGGCCTGGGAGGCGGTGCAGCGTTTCGCCGCGCCGGAAGCACCTGCGGTGCTGCCCATCGTCCTCGCCTCCCTCGGGGCGATCGTCGTCAACGGGACGAGTGCCGTGATGATCGCCCGGGTACGGAAGCACGGCGGCTCGCTCGGGCGGGCAGCGTTCCTCTCGGCGCGCAACGACGTGCTCGTGAACATCGCGATCATCGTCATGGCACTGATCACCGCATGGACGGCGTCAGGCTGGCCCGACCTGATCCTCGGCTGCGTGATCATCCTGCTGGCCCTGCACGCCGTGCACGAGGTGTGGGAAGTCAGCGAGGAGGAACGTCTCGCGGCCAAAGCCCTCGCCGGTGAGGCGATGGACTGA
- a CDS encoding TetR/AcrR family transcriptional regulator: MSYWDHQRPVRRARAVDVAQAAHAAAQLLDEGGLRALTVRAVAQRLEVAPASLYSRLSSSEDLVDLALDHALGQDAELQAARGEATLHALMLEYFRHLVRHPWACQVIAMRAPRGPNYLQLSERMCVLLIELGSPDPLGDAYALSNFVIGSATTAPIAGHEREAPVDARLAPQYSALHAARQEGPEAVLVAGLEALVST; the protein is encoded by the coding sequence ATGAGCTATTGGGACCATCAGAGACCTGTCAGGCGTGCGCGAGCAGTCGACGTGGCGCAGGCTGCGCACGCCGCAGCTCAGCTTCTTGATGAAGGAGGTCTGCGCGCTCTCACGGTCAGGGCCGTTGCGCAGCGCCTCGAGGTGGCGCCCGCCAGCCTGTACTCGCGGCTCTCGTCGAGCGAGGATCTCGTGGACCTCGCGCTGGACCACGCGCTCGGGCAGGACGCCGAGCTGCAGGCGGCACGAGGCGAGGCGACGCTGCACGCCTTGATGCTCGAGTACTTCCGGCATCTGGTCCGACATCCCTGGGCGTGCCAGGTCATCGCCATGCGCGCACCGAGAGGGCCGAATTACCTGCAGCTGTCCGAACGCATGTGTGTCCTGCTCATCGAACTCGGTTCACCAGACCCCCTCGGGGACGCGTACGCGTTGTCGAACTTCGTCATCGGGAGTGCGACGACCGCGCCGATCGCCGGTCACGAGCGCGAGGCCCCGGTGGATGCGCGGCTGGCGCCGCAGTACTCCGCACTGCACGCGGCGCGACAGGAGGGCCCCGAGGCAGTTCTCGTCGCAGGCCTCGAAGCGCTGGTGTCCACGTAG
- a CDS encoding GNAT family N-acetyltransferase yields the protein MLPIRNDQVVLRAMHPQDASAYAAGTDDAAVREHGHLPEPEYTEDTVLALIRGPIRDGLGRGDLAVLTIADPSTDDFVGSLVLFGATDTSIEVGFWIHPDHRGEHLSTAALALATEIVRRSGFTSVTARTALENVASQRALERSGYERGTSQRDTAPSGESTILMHYRRPIDPPSLFPLTTDRLRLRLHEHQDAQPLQRIYGREDVAQYLLDEPWSEPDAVRHVSERIAQAGLDDGGTKLALVIEREGLMRR from the coding sequence TTGCTCCCGATCCGCAACGACCAGGTCGTGCTCAGAGCCATGCACCCCCAGGATGCCAGCGCCTACGCCGCCGGCACCGATGACGCCGCCGTCCGCGAGCACGGGCACCTGCCCGAGCCGGAGTACACCGAGGACACCGTGCTGGCCCTCATCCGAGGCCCGATCCGCGACGGCCTGGGTCGAGGCGACCTTGCGGTACTGACGATTGCCGACCCGTCGACGGATGACTTCGTCGGCAGCCTGGTGCTCTTCGGAGCCACCGACACGTCCATCGAGGTGGGGTTCTGGATACATCCCGACCACCGCGGCGAACACCTCTCCACGGCCGCCCTCGCGCTCGCCACCGAGATCGTTCGACGGAGCGGATTCACCAGCGTGACAGCTCGGACCGCCCTGGAGAACGTCGCATCCCAACGGGCGCTCGAACGCTCGGGCTACGAGCGCGGAACATCGCAGCGGGATACCGCGCCCTCCGGCGAAAGCACGATCCTGATGCACTACCGGCGTCCGATCGATCCGCCCAGCCTGTTCCCGCTCACGACCGATCGCCTCCGGCTGCGCCTGCATGAACACCAGGATGCGCAGCCACTCCAGCGCATCTACGGTCGAGAGGACGTCGCCCAGTACTTGCTCGACGAGCCGTGGTCGGAGCCGGACGCTGTTCGCCATGTCAGCGAACGCATCGCGCAGGCCGGCCTCGATGACGGTGGCACGAAGCTGGCCCTGGTCATCGAGCGCGAGGGACTGATGCGCAGGTAG